One Desmodus rotundus isolate HL8 chromosome 4, HLdesRot8A.1, whole genome shotgun sequence DNA segment encodes these proteins:
- the LOC112305388 gene encoding LOW QUALITY PROTEIN: synaptotagmin-15-like (The sequence of the model RefSeq protein was modified relative to this genomic sequence to represent the inferred CDS: substituted 2 bases at 2 genomic stop codons), with protein MLLLALKVKDGAACMQLREGGKGKGMDFPPATRRNAALPSITHSQRVGSRSWNPGGRIAEATLFPRFIILSTEMATQDTSATHRTPGRSGGRHRAGTRARARALCPGIPEAPWSPQLQPSKELYQVKRIPRRGLPKPPGVTGQPRPPPDRSGAAASGRQVPAPAIRRRSARARQGTDPMPTYSPMRCLNTLTHGGGGGGRRRDQRDRARGRTPTARRRRPMAGKQVALVTGGIFGGLLLLLLLLVLLLITVSCCLWKRICATFPYEELPKTRAASSLQGHKLCAWREQTSRPPDVPFVVPPSLQSQDWVPLHSREWAQVXQDLCPALKLLPHTSSSHLGDACVVGTINPELYKFPEDKSETYFPEGCLGRLWFSVEYQQEAEXLLVGLIKAQWLQAPSETCGPLVKLHLLPDEQHFLQSNTKCRTANPQFDEHFIFQVSSKSITQRVLRFSVYHVDRQRKHQLLGQMLFPMKNETLVGNCQHIFWRDLEAQSLEVKVKVTRHMPLSVTLPWAASMAPSEFGDLQFCLNYNDCLSRLTVVVLHAKGLKLQDNRGVVSVFVKVSLMNHNKFVKCKKTSVVLGSANPVYRETFSFKANPAELDTAILGLTVLQDTAGDSNLQLGRVVVGPYMYARGRELEHWTKMLCKPKELMKHWHALCHTTES; from the exons AtgctgctgctggctttgaaggtgaAGGATGGGGCCGCTTGCATGCAGCTTCGAGAAGGTGGGAAAGGCAAAGGAATGGATTTTCCCCCAGCCACCAggaggaatgcagccctgccttCCATAAcg CACAGCCAGCGCGTGGGGAGCCGGAGTTGGAATCCAGGTGGTCGGATTGCAGAAGCCACGCTTTTTCCACGCTTCATTATTTTGTCTACTGAGATGGCGACCCAGGACACTTCAGCAACTCACCGTACGCCTGGGCGGTCAGGCGGACGGCATAGGGCTGGGACCCGGGCTCGGGCCCGGGCACTATGCCCCGGGATCCCGGAGGCCCCTTGGAGCCCGCAGCTCCAGCCCTCAAAGGAGCTGTACCAGGTGAAGCGCATACCTAGGCGGGGTTTGCCCAAGCCGCCAGGTGTAACAGGGCAG CCCAGGCCACCGCCAGACCGGAGTGGGGCTGCAGCCTCCGGGCGCCAAGTCCCTGCCCCCGCCATCCGCCGCCGCAGTGCCAGAGCGCGTCAAGGGACAGACCCCATGCCCACCTACAGCCCCATGAGGTGCCTTAATACCCTGACtcacggcggcggcggcggcgggaggcGCAGAGACCAGAGAGACCGAGCGCGGGGCCGCACCCCGACGGCCAGGCGGAGAAGACCCATGGCTGGAA AGCAGGTGGCCCTGGTGACTGGGGGCATCTTTGGgggtctgctgctgctgctgctgctcctggtgCTGTTGTTGATCACAGTGAGCTGCTGTCTCTGGAAGAGGATTTGTGCCACATTTCCCTATGAGGAGCTGCCAAAGACCAGGGCTGCCTCCAGCCTACAGGGGCACAAGCTCTGCGCCTGGCGGGAGCAGACAAGCAG GCCACCAGATGTGCCATTTGTGGTGCCCCCTTCCCTCCAAAGTCAAGACTGGGTGCCCCTGCACAGCAGAGAATGGGCCCAGGTGTGACAggacctctgcccagccctgaaGCTCCTGCCCCACACCAGCAGCAGCCACCTTG GAGATGCATGTGTGGTAGGGACCATTAACCCAGAGCTGTACAAGTTCCCAGAAGACAAGAGTGAGACCTACTTCCCAGAGGGCTGCCTGGGGCGGCTATGGTTCTCCGTGGAATACCAGCAGGAGGCTGAGTGACTGCTGGTGGGCCTGATCAAGGCACAGTGGCTACAAGCCCCCTCAGAGACCTGCGGCCCACTGGTAAAGCTCCACCTGCTGCCTGATGAACAGCACTTCCTCCAGTCCAACACCAAATGCAGAACTGCCAACCCTCAGTTTGATGAACACTTCATCTTCCAG GTATCTAGCAAGAGCATCACTCAGAGGGTGCTGAGGTTCTCGGTGTACCATGTGGACAGGCAGAGGAAGCACCAGCTCCTGGGCCAGATGCTGTTTCCCATGAAGAATGAGACCCTGGTGGGCAACTGTCAGCACATTTTCTGGAGAGACCTAGAGGCTCAGAGCCTGGAGGTAAAGGTCAAGGTCACTAGACATATGCCACTGAGTGTCACACTACCATGGGCAGCCAGCATGG CCCCCTCGGAGTTTGGCGACCTCCAGTTCTGCCTCAACTACAATGACTGCCTGAGCCGCCTCACTGTGGTTGTGCTGCATGCCAAGGGCCTGAAGCTCCAGGACAACAGGGGTGTTGTCA GTGTGTTTGTCAAAGTGTCCCTGATGAACCACAACAAGTTTGTCAAGTGCAAGAAGACATCAGTTGTGCTGGGCTCTGCCAACCCTGTATACAGAGAGACCTTCAGCTTCAAGGCCAACCCCGCAGAACTGGACACTGCCATCCTCGGCCTGACAGTGCTGCAGGACACTGCAGGGGACAGTAA CCTCCAGCTGGGCCGGGTGGTGGTAGGCCCCTACATGTATGCCCGAGGCAGAGAGCTGGAGCACTGGACCAAGATGCTCTGCAAGCCCAAGGAACTGATGAAACACTGGCATGCACTCTGCCACACCACAGAGTCCTGA